The proteins below come from a single Candidatus Neomarinimicrobiota bacterium genomic window:
- a CDS encoding sodium:proline symporter, protein TAEKTLTAFYERIHPGGVLWQPVAARLPQVQSDRGYWQLFIDWIAGCFLVFFALFGFGKLILGQHLMGLLYLAIAGLAAAVIYWHLSRIGWERVGD, encoded by the coding sequence CTACCGCTGAGAAGACGCTCACTGCCTTCTACGAGCGTATTCACCCCGGCGGCGTTCTGTGGCAACCCGTCGCGGCTCGGCTGCCCCAGGTGCAGAGCGATCGGGGGTATTGGCAGCTGTTCATCGACTGGATTGCCGGCTGCTTCCTGGTCTTTTTTGCCCTGTTCGGATTTGGGAAGCTCATCCTTGGCCAGCACCTGATGGGATTGCTTTACCTGGCGATCGCCGGTCTGGCCGCCGCTGTGATCTACTGGCACTTATCCCGCATAGGTTGGGAAAGGGTGGGGGATTAG